The Humulus lupulus chromosome 3, drHumLupu1.1, whole genome shotgun sequence genome window below encodes:
- the LOC133825084 gene encoding uncharacterized protein LOC133825084, whose protein sequence is MLVHNFCNGLCGTTRTLIDAAAGGAFMRKSVNEAYDLLEEMAMNNQQWPSERSSSRKVAGMYEVDAISKLTAQVEALTKQLQGNIITAPVQEAQTLCEVCGGPHAYEQCQYADVNNMLMEQAQAIGNFPRQSNNNPFSNSFNQGWRNHPNFSWKNDQQGQSSNQQQPQGFFQPRFRPQQQLQPPTHHQQQQNFGGNSNAQLDVLNQFMAETRSSIRNLETQMGQLATLMANRAQGNLPSTIEVNQKENCKAITLRSGKNYEGPSEKQPVEEVGQDQQAQALAQEDKKHSEKKATECIPTKEASPPISIEHHIKIPYPQRLRKNNMDKQFTKFLEVFKKLHINIPFAEALE, encoded by the coding sequence ATGCTGGTCCATAATTTTTGTAATGGGTTGTGTGGTACTACTCGCACACTCATTGATGCAGCAGCTGGTGGTGCATTTATGAGAAAGAGCGTCAATGAGGCGTATGACTTGTTGGAggaaatggccatgaataatCAGCAATGGCCAAGTGAAAGAAGCTCTTCAAGGAAAGTGGCCGGTATGTATGAAGTGGATGCAATTTCGAAGTTGACTGCTCAAGTTGAGGCCTTGACTAAGCAATTGCAAGGCAATATAATTACAGCTCCAGTGCAAGAGGCCCAGACTCTGTGTGAAGTATGTGGGGGACCTCATGCCTATGAACAGTGTCAATATGCTGATGTAAACAACATGCTTATGGAGCAAGCTCAGGCTATTGGGAATTTTCCTCGACAAAGCAACAATAACCCTTTTTCCAATTCCTTCAACCAAGGGTGGAGGAATCATCCCAATTTTTCTTGGAAGAATGATCAGCAAGGCCAATCTTCAAACCAACAACAGCCACAGGGGTTCTTTCAGCCAAGATTTAGGCCGCAGCAACAACTTCAACCACCCactcatcatcaacaacaacaaaattttggTGGAAATTCTAATGCTCAGTTAGATGTGTTGAATCAATTCATGGCTGAAACTCGGTCTTCTATTAGAAATCTGGAGACCCAAATGGGACAATTGGCTACTCTCATGGCTAATCGTGCCCAAGGTAACTTGCCTAGCACCATTGAAGTCAATCAGAAAGAGAATTGCAAGGCAATCACGTTAAGAAGTGGGAAGAATTATGAGGGACCAAGTGAGAAGCAGCCAGTTGAAGAAGTGGGTCAGGATCAACAGGCACAGGCACTAGCACAAGAGGATAAGAAGCACAGTGAGAAGAAGGCTACTGAatgcataccaacaaaagaagCTTCGCCACCAATTAGTATTGAGCATCACATAAAGATTCCCTACCCCCAAAGGCTCCGTAAGAACAACATGGACAAGCAGTTTACTAAATTCCTGGAAGTATTCAAGAAACTGCACATCAACATTCCATTTGCGGAGGCCTTAGAGTAA